The following coding sequences lie in one Onychomys torridus chromosome X, mOncTor1.1, whole genome shotgun sequence genomic window:
- the LOC118574526 gene encoding nuclear RNA export factor 2-like: MGSTERKQGTIRYTGRKRDRVSSLGYTGKRKGRYEHTGYMSRPSKSWADGGSVEMRNVLWDHSVKYTPYAMRRKSREDQHMEDKSHITVWKDGKPQKRELGRRTEDGTLGSWFKVTILCSRKSDKTQLMKSVHHLCSVPFTAVDFHCDKHRIQFFVQDASVAHALKDVSYKMCDEDGQKIPIFVNPSDVPYSVQNRFTGEQMEQLKRVLRKRYNVSQHALDLQKLRFDPALLDHNIDMILNRRSCMAATLQIIQEDFTELLSLNLSNNKLFRLDSLYDVVEKAPQVKILDLSENELRTVWELEKMKGLKLKELWLEGNPLCSTFPDHSAYVSAVLNYFPELSCLDGRKLPLSSVRNIEEPLLMKPCKESLKGSEAVKTQVQQFLREYYLIYDYGERQGLLSVYHDQACFSLTIPFDPSDPDLSGMCGYFKDEVDMKNPKEFHVKRQLLKYTKEDIVDFIRALPKTLHASSNFQVDICFQTETMLCFSVKGVFKEEGSPQGCIRAFMRTFIAILDRSGSNLCIVNDQLFVRHPSPDEIQDSFAIPSSTSGSSFKFILSQEQQRMVQAFSTQSGMKLEWSQKCLEDNKWDYARAAEVFTMLQTESKIPREFFRQMT, encoded by the exons ATGGGCTCCACTGAAAGAAAGCAGGGGACCATCAGATACACAG gaagaaagagagaccGGGTTTCTTCCCTGGGTTATACTGGCAAAAGGAAAGGTCGTTATGAGCACACTGGGTACATGTCCCGGCCTTCAAAATCCTGGGCTGATGGTGGAAGTGTGGAGATGAGAAATGTTCTCTGGGACCACTCAGTAAAGTA CACGCCTTATGCTATGCGACGTAAGAGTAGAGAGGACCAGCACATGGAGGACAAAAGCCACATCACAGTGTGGAAAGATGGCAAACCTCAGAAGAGAGAATTGGGGCGGCGCACAGAAGATGGAACACTGGGGAGCTGGTTCAAGGTCACA ATTCTGTGTAGCAGAAAGTCTGACAAGACACAGCTAATGAAATCAGTCCACCACCTCTGCAGCGTGCCCTTCACCGCAGTGGAT TTCCACTGTGACAAGCACCGGATCCAGTTCTTTGTCCAGGATGCTAGCGTTGCCCATGCCTTGAAGGATGTCAGCTACAAGATGTGTGATGAAGACGGTCAGAAG ATACCTATTTTTGTCAATCCCTCAGATGTGCCCTACTCTGTGCAAAATAGGTTCACAGGAGAACAGATGGAGCAGCTGAAG CGGGTCCTGAGAAAGCGATATAATGTTTCCCAGCATGCTCTGGACCTTCAGAAGCTCCGCTTTGACCCAG CCTTGTTGGATCACAACATAGACATGATTCTGAACCGAAGAAGCTGCATGGCTGCCACCCTTCAGATCATCCAAGAGGATTTCACTGAG CtgttgtccttgaacttgagCAACAACAAACTGTTCCGGTTAGATAGCCTGTATGATGTGGTAGAGAAGGCACCCCAAGTCAAGATCCTGGACCTCTCCGAAAATGAG CTAAGAACAGTGTGGGAGTTGGAGAAGATGAAAGGGCTGAAGCTGAAAGAGCTGTGGTTAGAAGGGAACCCCTTGTGCAGCACCTTCCCAGACCATTCTGCCTATGTAAG CGCCGTCCTGAACTATTTCCCGGAGTTGTCTTGCCTG GATGGCAGGAAGTTACCACTTTCAAGTGTAAGGAACATTGAAGAGCCGCTATTAATGAAGCCCTGCAAG GAAAGCCTTAAGGGTTCTGAGGCCGTAAAGACTCAAGTACAGCAATTCCTGCGGGA GTATTACTTGATCTACGACTATGGAGAACGCCAGGGTCTCCTCAGCGTTTACCATGACCAGGCCTGCTTCTCACTGACTATTCCCTTTGACCCCAGTGATCCAGATCT GAGTGGCATGTGTGGGTACTTCAAGGATGAAGTGGACATGAAAAATCCCAAGGAGTTCC ACGTTAAAAGGCAGTTGCTGAAGTACACAAAAGAAGACATTGTGGACTTTATCAGGGCGTTACCCAAAACCCTGCATGCCTCCAGCAATTTCCAGGTGGACATATGTTTCCAGACG GAAACTATGCTCTGTTTTTCTGTCAAAGGGGTATTCAAGGAAG AAGGCAGCCCTCAGGGATGCATCCGTGCCTTCATGCGCACCTTCATTGCTATCCTTGACAGGAGTGGTTCAAA CCTGTGCATTGTGAATGACCAACTTTTTGTGAGGCATCCAAGCCCTGATGAGATCCAGGATTCCTTTGCCATACCCTCGTCTACATCAGGCTCCAGCTTCAAGTTCATCCTCTCTCAAGAGCAGCAAAGAATGGTGCAGGCTTTCTCCACCCAGTCGGGGATGAAACTCGAGTGGTCTCAGAA GTGCCTTGAGGACAACAAGTGGGACTACGCCAGAGCTGCTGAGGTCTTCACTATGCTGCAG ACCGAGAGCAAGATCCCAAGGGAATTCTTCAGACAGATGACTTAA
- the LOC118573643 gene encoding melanoma antigen preferentially expressed in tumors-like gives MMMDERDPSTLLELAIQSLLSNEPVAIHSLGEIPRELFVPLFSAAFMGGYRKTLTEMVKIWPFTCLHIGTLSVQEPQRELLKAMVESLQFLPVQNSDARSPKLRILDVRQGVDCRTTCPEFGIRSPTCFHGCTHSVRSILKLESQCSIVNSKVKSQSSKQPMEILVDLSLDGTLREREFFALLLNKVEQSSGSLHLCCRDLQIDKFSYARNTLKFLDLTCIHNLAVDQASLSEVTTILAHMIYLDSLSLSKITFRSLHGKVFQMFLNCLRQMNCLKEFNLSSFSLTDHLASLLRALPPNLDFLYLPFCEISYRDLKFLSQSPQATHLKLLNLSNNPMYWDDCGPFQILLQKLSDTLQHLAINHCHLTDATLSAILPALSKCSHLRVISFVSNPISMPMLMRILHYLTPLMELKYVIYPIPVHCYEQWRFNGSLDRQKLADVQAQLKAMLQTAKRSDMNWITYSQ, from the exons ATGATGATGGATGAAAGGGACCCATCTACACTGTTGGAACTTGCTATACAGAGTCTACTGAGCAATGAACCTGTTGCAATTCATTCCCTCGGGGAGATCCCCAGGGAGCTTTTTGTTCCGTTGTTCTCTGCTGCCTTCATGGGAGGATATAGGAAGACACTGACAGAAATGGTAAAGATTTGGCCCTTTACCTGTCTCCACATTGGAACATTGAGTGTACAGGAACCTCAACGGGAACTCCTGAAAGCCATGGTTGAGAGTCTTCAGTTCCTACCTGTCCAGAACTCGGATGCTAG GAGCCCTAAACTGAGGATCCTGGATGTAAGGCAAGGTGTTGACTGCAGAACAACATGCCCTGAATTTGGAATCAGATCTCCTACTTGTTTTCATGGCTGTACTCACTCTGTACGCTCTATTCTGAAGTTGGAAAGCCAGTGCAGCATTGTCAATTCAAAGGTTAAGAGTCAATCCTCAAAGCAGCCTATGGAAATACTAGTGGACCTATCCCTCGATGGCACCTTGAGAGAAAGGGAATTTTTTGCTTTGCTTCTGAATAAAGTTGAACAGAGCTCAGGGTCATTGCACCTCTGCTGTCGAGATTTGCAAATTGATAAATTTTCTTATGCCAGAAACACTCTGAAGTTTCTAGATCTGACATGCATTCATAACCTGGCAGTTGATCAGGCTTCACTGAGTGAAGTTACCACCATTTTGGCTCACATGATCTATCTGGATAGCCTTAGTCTGTCTAAAATCACTTTTAGGTCTTTGCATGGGAAAGTCTTCCAAATGTTTCTCAACTGTCTTAGGCAGATGAACTGCCTGAAAGAGTTCAACTTGTCTTCGTTCAGCCTCACGGATCATCTGGCCAGCCTACTCAG AGCCTTACCACCTAATTTGGACTTCTTGTATCTGCCATTCTGTGAAATTTCTTACAGAGATCTCAAATTTCTGTCTCAGAGCCCTCAGGCCACCCACCTCAAGCTGTTGAATCTTAGTAACAACCCAATGTATTGGGATGATTGTGGGCCTTTTCAGATTCTTTTGCAGAAACTCTCAGATACCTTGCAGCATTTGGCTATAAATCATTGCCATTTAACAGATGCTACACTCTCTGCTATCCTTCCAGCCCTAAGTAAGTGTTCCCATCTCCGTGTGATTAGCTTTGTCTCTAACCCCATTTCGATGCCTATGCTTATGAGAATCCTTCATTACTTAAcacctttgatggagttgaaataCGTGATTTATCCTATCCCTGTACATTGCTATGAACAATGGCGTTTTAATGGCAGCTTAGACCGACAGAAGCTTGCTGATGTCCAAGCACAACTGAAGGCAATGCTACAGACAGCCAAGCGGAGTGACATGAACTGGATCACTTACTCTCAGTAA